The Raphanus sativus cultivar WK10039 unplaced genomic scaffold, ASM80110v3 Scaffold4416, whole genome shotgun sequence sequence TAAGAGGGGGTTATTGGAATCAGAATTTGGAAGGAGTTTagtgattttaaaagttgacaGATTTTTGGAAGTTAAGTAGAGTTAACAAATTTCCATCACAAACTTTGTATTGATTTCTGTAGATTTTATTAATCAATATGGATttgcataatattttttttttcaaaatatttcttcTTATAAGACAATGTACAATGATCTCCCTAGAAAATGGAAGTCAACGGTAATGATGagacaaattatttttattgatattatGTTTGGTGTGTTCACGTAGACACATTAATTTTATGATACTTTGTGTTATTTTTCTTATGATAatcagttttgttttctttgatttttgagatttttttaaaacattattctAGTTGTCATATGAGTTTGATTTCTTCACCATTTTTGAATGAAACAGTTGTTTTGTCAAATATGAagctataaaaaaatataatgaatttacAGATCATGTGAGTTACGTTTGGTATGTTTGTCTATCAAATATgtaactataaaaaatataataatcttATAACTATAAATCACATGAGATAGTGTGAGTTGGTTTACGTAGACAAATATGATGCATATGTGTATGTTTTCCTTAGTACACAGATTTCATAAATCTTATGAGTATAGATGATATTTTCAAAGTCTAGTCTTGTgagtaaaaataaaaggaatCCACCTTCCAATAAGAATAGAATTTAATAGATTAGTAGAATCCATAATAactaaactttatgaataacaAATGATTTGAATGGAATTTAAAAGTCTCCAAaccaataacagtggattttagtaagacttttaaaatctataaaccaataataatggattcccaaaattttataactcctttagaattcttaaaccaataaccCCCCTAAAATTACATAAACACAATTTCTAAATAGGGAAAACACTACCAAACCAGTGAAACAAGATATCAAATTaggggaattttttttttcataatggTTGACAAATTGTTGTTGTCGGCTAAGTAACTCTCTTACTAAACACAAACTGAAAATTAACAAAGAttcaaaaaaacattaattcCTCCTTGGTTCCAAATATAGAACGTGTCGTCGTCAATCATTGCCCTTCGGTTCCTCCGCTCCCTCTCTCAGTCTTCCTTTCCTCTTTAAACGCGAACGCGTCTCAAAAACGCAATCTTTCGAATCTCCTCTGACCAATGGCTCTCCAAGCCACCACTACTACGTTCTCCTTCTCCGCTCCTACTTTCCGAtcaactcctcctcctcctcacgCATTCACTTCGAAGCGTCGTCTCTCCATCAAATCTTCTTCTTCGGGactctcttctcctcctcctcccctcCTCTCTCTTTCACGATCTAATCTCAAAGGTTTACCATTTCTCCACTTTGATTTTACTTTCGTTGATCCTTACATTGTTCAGAATTGTCATCTTCTAGATCTAACTGTATAGTTTAATGCTATTGAATAGTAAAGtgttatatatgtgtattataTACCATATAGTATAATCATTAATAAGCGTTACATAAAcaaagttcaattttttttgtctatgtTTAAAAAAGGAAGAGCCTTTGCTAGTGATGGCTCAACAACGCAAGAGTCTCCCTCAGTGGTCTGTTTCGGAGAAATGCTGATCGATTTCGTACCAACCACTAGTGGGCTTTCATTGGCCCAAGCACCAGCTTTCAAAAAGGCTCCGGGTGGTGCCCCTGCCAATGTCGCCGTTGGTATCGCTCGTCTCGGTGGCTCTTCAGCTTTCATTGGCAAGGTGAGGTGACACcaccaaccaaccaaccaaccaaccagtgtttttgatttttttgaacTATATGTGAATGTGTTGTTGTGTCAAACAGGTTGGTGAAGATGAGTTCGGTTACATGCTTGCAAACATTCTCAAGGATAACAACGTGAACAAGGAAGGCATGCGTTTTGACCCTGGAGCCAGAACCGCTCTAGCTTTCGTCACTCTGACTAGCGAAGGCGAGCGTGAGTTCATGTTCTATCGAAACCCCAGCGCCGACATGTTGTTAGAAGAGTCTGAGCTCGATCTggatttaattaaaaaggttTTTAACTATCAAACatctttttaagttgtttaaccTTTTAATGAAAATCATCATTTGTTGTGGCAGGCGAAGATATTCCATTACGGTTCGATAAGTCTGATAACGGAACCGTGCAAGTCAGCTCACATAGCTGCGGCGAAGGCTGCTAAGGAAGCTGGCGTGATTCTTTCGTATGATCCTAACCTTAGGCTCCCCTTGTGGCCTTCTGCAGACAACGCTAGGGATGAGATCCTCAGCGTTTGGGATACTGCTGATATCATAAAGATCAGCGAAGAGGAGATTGAGTTTCTGACGAAAGGAGAAGATCCTTATGATGATTCTGTCGTCAGGAAGCTGTTCCATCCTAAGCTGAAACTGCTCCTTGTCACTGAAGGCCCCGAAGGCTGTCGCTACTACACAAAGGTGTGAAGAGTCCCTCTACTACTTAGTCTTGATACTCAAGGTTAATGGTgtctttttcttaaatatttttgaatttacaGGATTTTAGCGGGAGAGTACATGGATTGAAGGTGGAAGTAGTGGACACGACAGGTGCTGGGGATGCGTTTGTTGCCGGAATACTATCTCAACTAGCATGTGATCTCTCTTTGCTTCAGGTAACTGTTGATTCTTTTCATTTTGGGGTTTTTTGAGGGTTAGTCAGAGTCATCACATTTTTATGCTCAATTGTTTTGAATCAGGACGAAGAAAGACTTAGGGAGGCTCTAATGTTTGCGAATGCGTGTGGTGCCTTGACCGTAAAGGAGAGAGGTGCAATACCTGCACTTCCTACAAAACAAGCTGTACTCGACGCCCTACTCAAAGCCGTCgtctaaaattcaaaaacaaaaatgaaatgaGAAAGCAGATTCAGATTTTTGTTTCTTCAAATCTGTCTTGGTTGTTTGTTGTAACATAACTGTATGTTATTAGTAATTTCTCACATTGTTATTATGCTAGCAGCTAACTAATAAACTAGCCTGTTTTGTCAAGTCACGaggtatatttaaaaaaaaactatttctttGCATATTACTGAAGTAGAGATAAATCAGCAGTTTAGATAGTaatattgagaaaaaaaaataattttatcatcttAGTTCTTGTGATTATCTATTACCTTCGcctacaaaaa is a genomic window containing:
- the LOC108834639 gene encoding probable fructokinase-6, chloroplastic — encoded protein: MALQATTTTFSFSAPTFRSTPPPPHAFTSKRRLSIKSSSSGLSSPPPPLLSLSRSNLKGRAFASDGSTTQESPSVVCFGEMLIDFVPTTSGLSLAQAPAFKKAPGGAPANVAVGIARLGGSSAFIGKVGEDEFGYMLANILKDNNVNKEGMRFDPGARTALAFVTLTSEGEREFMFYRNPSADMLLEESELDLDLIKKAKIFHYGSISLITEPCKSAHIAAAKAAKEAGVILSYDPNLRLPLWPSADNARDEILSVWDTADIIKISEEEIEFLTKGEDPYDDSVVRKLFHPKLKLLLVTEGPEGCRYYTKDFSGRVHGLKVEVVDTTGAGDAFVAGILSQLACDLSLLQDEERLREALMFANACGALTVKERGAIPALPTKQAVLDALLKAVV